A part of Candidatus Electrothrix aestuarii genomic DNA contains:
- a CDS encoding neuraminidase-like domain-containing protein, whose protein sequence is MAKNVLVIRLHPDDAVSAEDFKRYLQPDPNDFSTALSIKAYELSVDNPTEGRLLGEATYIIPLSLPTSPSSASSPKLNSNTRITQHFNADEVGSSTPGSLWQITIFSVATAVIEFDLPAEEYDTVDIRLEISRGESQIIHKQNYYNVLLSKASLHSDPNTFQDLTPVSLYLGLPAPPPSGQQHVTVTVPEDGTAPNFNQLHEAVKTVLKEDLGDENAAIAKMTKLTLRESRHIAYEIIWGQSDSSLPEPRRSTIEKIYTKEEGEDNETLDREASERQGFAGDLLSYYTQNNSKADRLTGYVYSLSAAIWCEQQSIAANKAGFIFPMLLNEPNKSSKVILEKLNTATQPLFVVPAEYFYVLSSALPAQVKPEQRFEMAVSASENQAVAAFKEAFDEKIITETPDGINRFQAARRLRALGSASDTGIESYVISTNPIVDGLIKSWLESTEEDIVLFWSTVDPTVHLELLLIAVTKSSKDLSTRIKSSLFSIMIVEKIVSKFSTLEKIKSALRQIDFISSDQVALKEDLQKLLEEEPESIPSGTQLDAYLQEIIDYLVNAKPSLEADELARQTNSFWEDLFGNYPLLLPEFTKPGTTKERINAFIRYVKRFFSVENAGIASLGIQESKIEVPEFNPPSGDLADALSKYKDLQFSDWDAGVTIDDSEKFKDWLESIQSVINLTKGIDSEDLSKDKPSKRFSVIEALWARGFVKPDDLGNLVSLNEFQDALAGSVAYEFAEQIWNNAQATGFTPEEKGEFRLVNPDGKLVNCIPPEHLSPLGPVAYLKDLLEVSSDAEGGKLSTLFADRRGPLGDLLASEANLSAPVPLIDIVNEALEHIAASEDATSRIIYNTAEDQVGGHELTTNKTPFADALPHDPATLLEALPEHSTPNTPADRQGAWDKIKNDFSSSNLPYHQPFDIVRTYLEQLGTSRYATMHRFRKEISEFVLDPSKKPDDFQSHLWRYPVRHELALEYLGITPEEYDMLYKPGLGLTKLPLLYGFSLQESQNWLEVIVNLSEFLKRTCLTYCEFKELQQSGFVTFSVRRSGQTDNPLELPECEPCCLADYSLVFNDQDNDLKRLAIFIRLWRKLQAQPDTAYSFAGLADIAEVLKLFNGSTVNADFIRQLAALQMLRDDFDLSLDILALWGTDDSKKEKAVQYILDRIQQYALKKYGCGCRPPEFIKILKENLDSLSVLAGFYPHIAFIPPPDPDYAWDARPTHTLRFVEILAKIYASDFQVGELLFLFTADSQLQGGDPYPLQTENEALDLPFGLPDDEEEHSLFTLRKKLLDIPLDEDAAAQWSWRRMGNALRREFGLEDEEGKKRWLSFGKHFFPDILAAEGIAIQAHESIYSTKLSGTSEAMWNTPLDGPFQYDAGDQKLWSQVPLTDEAILDKLSRIRQLSDVEIHAVQELYFMPRAELVFFSFLFENKLEAEQRLIQELDAARRWEWFQSAFECFYRRCHAIAEHFAAHLDAVTGDRKADGKAMAMLLLKHLRADENRSKLDYEELDSLPDAPWGPAPNGGAFAALLGLVGTGMQVDYKDADDNLRWRGVRGGTESFGVPENAYNAPAPTIMPTMKFSLDDSQLHYAAVCNGFATANDDGRPLGGAEPFRLSWQGLLLIEQTGKYGFSAGAPTAASELPDFEVISSSHRWRVILQQGQKNWVLLSHDWPTEDAPSACCQPIMLEHGFYDLNIELERLPMQFDGPEDIFPQTTGFQLKYDGPDADNTWQVIPNDKLFVPKKDTPLSSELEVSSSRMNTYLRDYYVSTVRDMRRTYQRVFKAMLFVDRFDLSTSPVADDGQSEIAYLLSKPENFTGQSYVRNNDAFEVHKAIFDFNFLPVLDEYSRPHGDSDRRSHPYKTHSQALFDWWERLFDYTVMRAATSRTPEKPVWLLFHEAAEGHTDKPAHLLRHMGVDVRNNDLVLQLYDPVGTDLSYEVTSSDLEDERWAIRVWHADRWCRQLKTNFLCKDIREAAPYLWGSTTPEGDGIANLTKFYRDGCIENGEPRRYQEIKQLNDGLRERGRAALVAYLTHMNRVPVPWKVPEGTEPFAKTAQHLNELLLLDVEASLSQKASRIEEAVSAVQLFIDRARLGLEPGFVASADFIFAWERRFSSFRVWQACKRREIYRENWIEWDEAAKARQSEAYQLLESELRNPDLTLPPPSELPSHSNLTLLHEREPATLATISSLPQGLNLLGTPDRHARTSWVAPTPIIHTDNDSPGGGSNTDSIPVPDSPILFAIESATGEKKNTYPIWFQAAVRLGTKFLRIAAAGPPPASATYVPQCELPEPTSCCEVCGKIHPALIDEYYFWLEKAEVHEPKEQVAEWGTDSDSQQSDWHNPNKLPNLLHWEAKPTIHLHWCRVHNGEFQTPRRSSEGVQLVENGTPELRFNGREGDSLNFTVIGGTVPEGYSSPPETGFRYDLAVDSAVTLPEFPDGVTTPETEEESETTGGLPSFPYFAWHDPGAPLLPTDRFSSTIAVATHLAMHCRFEESLNWLKIIYDPLESDNTWIDCDEEDSEACCCPSEPISDQRAKQRVAMMLFVETLLDWTDVLLRKNTAEAFQRARLLADTANRVLGAAPATVHDTGADTPQLSVAVMEPACAPLNPRLMCLYSKTQDRLEQIHSSINAQRVTNDDPMPYWGDDSTRECWKKNRNICLEEAFQCRPASPYRFQVLVQKAIELANEVKSLGGQLLAAYEKGDAEYLSQMRVLHERQLNELTLEIRKNQWRESDWQVQALEKSKEMARTRLRYYTNLIDSGLISGESQYESRIFSSSTLRTQGNQVESIGQLMNLIPDPNVGFPCSFTTLPAGKKMAMIFAAIGRVFHNFSDIISTTANLGLTKAGWDRREDEWQHQKELIGVELEQIERQILAAERRRDIALRELNNYRQLMRNTAEVHDFLRDKFTNHALYLWLQKETAALYHRMYELALHTAFQAESAFNYERGLTDQFIPKEIWDNLHEGLLSGERLALALRQMDKAYLDRNVREYELTKHFSLRQYFPAAFLQLKYTGYCEIEMPEWLFDLDYPGQYFRRIKNVSISIPCVAGPYSGIHCRLTLLDSTTRISPELLKPVRLCCDDESCNNGYPSVKEDKRLIKNYAATEAIATSGGQNDSGMFELNFRDERYLPFEYCGAVSRWRIELPLENNRFDMESLSDFILHLNYTAREGGDNLRAAARECAQNVLPDNGVRFLDVKRDLGGVPVKAAGSHSDALRIGLKLSRMMFPYLTSNQGLAIKGFDILFEARDARPSTHTTLTFFAGQSIDRFDKIGRSRKNIHSIDCVGDAEWPGFYHGVLELDLGEIGSDGQLDLGVMQFSQEVEVIDNIYLLIRYEIVKMSEQAGGSCCGR, encoded by the coding sequence CTGCTTCATCACCGAAACTCAATTCAAATACCAGAATAACTCAACATTTTAATGCGGATGAAGTAGGCAGCAGCACACCTGGGTCTCTCTGGCAGATAACGATCTTCTCTGTCGCCACAGCGGTCATCGAATTTGACCTTCCTGCGGAGGAATATGATACTGTTGACATCAGACTGGAAATATCCCGTGGCGAATCACAGATTATTCATAAGCAAAATTATTATAATGTCCTGTTAAGTAAAGCATCTTTGCATAGTGATCCAAATACGTTTCAGGATTTGACTCCGGTCAGCCTGTACTTAGGATTGCCTGCTCCCCCTCCGTCAGGACAGCAACATGTAACCGTAACAGTTCCAGAAGACGGTACTGCCCCGAATTTCAACCAACTGCACGAAGCAGTTAAAACTGTCCTCAAAGAGGATCTGGGCGATGAAAATGCCGCTATTGCAAAAATGACAAAGCTGACCCTGCGGGAGTCCCGTCATATTGCCTATGAAATAATCTGGGGACAGTCAGACTCTTCTTTGCCGGAACCGAGACGGTCAACAATAGAAAAGATATATACAAAAGAAGAAGGTGAAGATAACGAAACCCTTGATCGGGAGGCAAGTGAACGGCAAGGGTTTGCAGGCGACCTGCTCTCCTATTATACCCAAAACAACAGCAAGGCAGATCGGCTGACCGGCTATGTGTACTCCCTCTCCGCAGCAATCTGGTGTGAACAGCAAAGCATAGCAGCAAATAAGGCCGGGTTTATCTTTCCTATGTTGCTGAATGAGCCTAACAAGAGCAGCAAGGTGATTCTTGAAAAACTAAACACAGCTACTCAGCCTCTTTTTGTTGTTCCTGCTGAATATTTTTATGTTCTGAGCAGTGCCCTGCCCGCTCAGGTTAAACCTGAACAGCGTTTCGAGATGGCGGTGAGTGCCTCGGAGAATCAGGCTGTGGCTGCCTTTAAAGAGGCGTTTGATGAAAAGATTATTACAGAAACTCCTGATGGTATCAATCGATTTCAGGCGGCACGTCGTTTGCGGGCATTGGGTTCGGCAAGTGACACAGGTATAGAGTCTTATGTGATCTCTACCAATCCGATTGTAGATGGTTTGATTAAGAGTTGGCTAGAATCAACCGAAGAAGATATTGTTCTTTTTTGGTCAACAGTTGATCCGACCGTTCATTTAGAGTTGCTGCTTATTGCAGTGACGAAATCATCGAAGGACTTATCAACGAGAATTAAATCGTCTCTCTTCTCGATAATGATTGTTGAGAAAATTGTTTCTAAATTTTCAACATTAGAAAAGATAAAATCTGCTCTTCGCCAAATTGATTTCATTTCTTCTGATCAAGTTGCTCTCAAAGAAGATTTGCAAAAGTTGTTGGAGGAGGAACCTGAATCCATTCCTTCTGGAACCCAGCTTGATGCATACCTTCAAGAAATTATCGACTATCTCGTAAATGCAAAGCCTTCGTTAGAAGCTGATGAATTAGCAAGACAGACAAACAGTTTCTGGGAGGACTTATTTGGAAACTACCCTCTCTTGCTGCCGGAGTTCACCAAACCCGGCACGACTAAAGAACGAATCAATGCCTTTATCCGGTATGTTAAAAGGTTTTTTAGTGTTGAAAATGCCGGGATAGCTTCTCTTGGCATCCAAGAAAGTAAAATAGAAGTACCTGAGTTTAATCCGCCGTCCGGTGATCTTGCGGATGCCTTGAGTAAATATAAAGATCTTCAATTTTCCGACTGGGATGCCGGGGTCACTATTGATGACAGCGAAAAATTTAAAGACTGGCTGGAATCTATCCAGAGCGTTATCAATCTAACAAAAGGTATAGATTCGGAGGATTTGAGTAAAGATAAGCCGAGCAAACGTTTTTCAGTTATTGAGGCACTCTGGGCACGAGGTTTTGTGAAGCCTGATGATCTGGGTAACCTCGTATCACTCAATGAGTTTCAGGATGCACTGGCCGGTTCGGTTGCATACGAGTTTGCAGAACAGATTTGGAATAATGCACAAGCGACAGGTTTTACACCGGAGGAGAAAGGCGAGTTCAGGCTGGTCAATCCAGACGGCAAGCTGGTGAACTGCATTCCACCGGAACATCTGTCGCCTCTCGGTCCGGTTGCCTATCTGAAGGATCTGCTTGAGGTATCATCAGATGCTGAAGGAGGAAAACTCAGCACATTGTTTGCCGACCGTCGAGGACCGCTCGGCGACCTGTTGGCATCCGAAGCAAACCTGTCTGCGCCTGTTCCTCTGATTGATATTGTCAATGAAGCACTTGAACACATAGCGGCATCGGAAGACGCTACCTCCCGTATCATCTATAATACGGCAGAGGATCAAGTCGGCGGCCATGAACTGACGACGAACAAAACGCCCTTCGCCGATGCCCTGCCCCATGATCCCGCCACTCTCCTGGAGGCCCTGCCTGAACATTCAACGCCGAATACCCCCGCAGACCGGCAGGGGGCATGGGATAAAATCAAAAATGACTTCTCATCCAGTAACCTGCCCTACCACCAACCCTTTGATATCGTCCGCACCTATTTGGAGCAGCTTGGCACCAGCCGCTATGCGACCATGCATCGGTTCCGTAAAGAGATTTCTGAGTTTGTTCTGGATCCAAGTAAGAAACCTGATGATTTCCAAAGCCATCTCTGGCGTTATCCGGTTCGTCACGAGCTGGCCCTGGAGTATCTCGGGATCACTCCTGAAGAATACGATATGCTCTACAAGCCGGGGCTCGGGCTGACAAAACTGCCCCTGCTGTACGGATTCTCGCTACAGGAAAGCCAGAATTGGCTGGAGGTTATCGTCAATCTTTCGGAATTTCTCAAGCGTACCTGTCTGACTTATTGCGAGTTCAAAGAATTACAGCAATCAGGTTTTGTTACGTTTTCAGTCCGAAGGTCGGGTCAGACTGACAACCCTCTGGAACTTCCAGAATGTGAGCCCTGTTGCCTTGCCGACTACAGCCTAGTTTTTAATGATCAGGACAATGATCTTAAACGACTTGCTATTTTTATCCGCTTGTGGCGAAAACTTCAAGCTCAGCCGGACACGGCATACAGTTTTGCCGGACTGGCTGATATCGCCGAAGTGCTGAAGCTGTTCAACGGCTCCACAGTCAATGCCGACTTTATCCGGCAGCTGGCAGCCTTGCAAATGTTAAGAGATGATTTTGACTTGTCGCTGGATATTCTTGCGCTTTGGGGTACGGATGACTCGAAAAAGGAAAAGGCAGTGCAATATATCCTGGACCGAATTCAGCAATATGCCCTGAAAAAATACGGTTGCGGGTGCCGTCCGCCGGAATTCATCAAGATCCTCAAAGAGAATCTTGATTCTCTGTCCGTGCTGGCAGGTTTTTATCCTCATATTGCTTTTATTCCTCCTCCTGACCCTGATTACGCCTGGGATGCCCGCCCAACCCATACACTCCGTTTTGTCGAGATATTGGCAAAGATTTATGCTTCGGATTTTCAGGTCGGTGAACTGCTCTTTCTTTTCACCGCTGATTCGCAGCTGCAAGGCGGTGATCCCTATCCGCTCCAAACCGAGAACGAGGCTCTTGATCTGCCCTTCGGCCTGCCCGACGACGAAGAGGAACACTCACTCTTTACCCTACGAAAAAAGCTGTTAGATATTCCGCTGGATGAAGACGCAGCTGCTCAGTGGAGTTGGCGACGCATGGGTAACGCCTTGCGCAGGGAGTTCGGCCTGGAAGATGAGGAAGGTAAGAAGCGCTGGCTGAGCTTCGGAAAACATTTCTTCCCGGATATCCTGGCTGCTGAAGGGATTGCGATTCAGGCCCATGAATCCATATACAGCACGAAATTATCCGGCACCTCGGAGGCAATGTGGAATACCCCCTTGGACGGACCATTCCAGTATGATGCCGGGGATCAAAAATTATGGTCTCAAGTTCCTCTGACCGATGAGGCGATTCTCGATAAACTCAGCCGTATCCGCCAACTGAGCGATGTTGAAATTCACGCTGTTCAGGAACTCTACTTCATGCCGCGTGCGGAGCTGGTCTTTTTTTCTTTCCTGTTTGAGAACAAACTGGAAGCGGAGCAGCGTCTGATCCAGGAACTGGATGCCGCCCGCCGCTGGGAGTGGTTCCAGTCCGCATTTGAATGCTTCTATCGTCGTTGTCATGCCATAGCAGAGCATTTTGCCGCCCATCTTGACGCAGTAACCGGAGATCGGAAAGCAGACGGTAAGGCTATGGCCATGTTGTTGCTGAAGCATCTTCGGGCTGATGAAAACAGATCCAAACTCGACTATGAGGAATTAGACAGTCTGCCTGATGCCCCTTGGGGGCCTGCACCGAACGGTGGGGCCTTTGCCGCCTTGCTCGGACTTGTCGGTACCGGTATGCAGGTTGACTATAAAGATGCTGATGACAATCTACGCTGGCGGGGAGTACGGGGTGGTACTGAGAGCTTTGGCGTGCCGGAAAACGCATACAACGCTCCTGCCCCGACAATTATGCCAACAATGAAATTCTCTTTGGATGATTCTCAGTTGCATTACGCCGCCGTCTGCAACGGTTTCGCCACAGCTAATGACGACGGTCGCCCCTTGGGCGGTGCAGAACCCTTTCGCTTAAGCTGGCAGGGCCTGCTGCTGATTGAGCAGACCGGTAAGTATGGTTTTTCTGCCGGTGCGCCTACTGCCGCCTCTGAGTTGCCAGATTTTGAGGTTATCTCCTCTTCTCACCGTTGGCGGGTCATCCTGCAGCAGGGCCAAAAAAACTGGGTACTCCTCAGTCATGATTGGCCTACTGAGGATGCCCCATCTGCCTGCTGTCAACCGATCATGCTGGAACATGGATTCTATGATCTGAATATTGAGTTAGAGCGATTGCCCATGCAGTTTGATGGCCCGGAAGATATCTTTCCTCAGACTACTGGTTTTCAATTGAAGTATGACGGGCCCGATGCTGATAATACATGGCAGGTTATTCCTAATGATAAATTGTTTGTCCCGAAAAAAGATACTCCTCTGAGCAGTGAATTAGAAGTCAGTTCCTCCCGGATGAACACATATCTTAGAGATTATTATGTCAGTACAGTACGGGATATGCGGCGTACTTATCAACGTGTCTTCAAGGCCATGCTTTTTGTTGATCGGTTCGATTTGAGCACATCTCCAGTTGCGGATGATGGGCAGAGTGAGATTGCTTATCTCCTTTCCAAACCGGAAAATTTTACCGGTCAATCATATGTTCGGAATAATGATGCATTTGAAGTCCATAAGGCTATATTCGATTTCAACTTTCTACCTGTGTTGGACGAGTATTCTCGACCACACGGAGATAGTGACCGTCGGTCTCATCCCTATAAAACACACTCTCAGGCTCTTTTTGACTGGTGGGAACGGCTGTTTGACTACACTGTGATGCGGGCCGCAACAAGTCGAACCCCGGAAAAGCCCGTATGGCTCCTTTTTCATGAAGCTGCTGAAGGTCATACAGATAAACCGGCCCATCTCTTACGACATATGGGAGTGGATGTCCGCAATAATGACTTGGTTTTGCAATTATATGATCCTGTAGGAACCGATCTTTCCTATGAGGTCACCAGTTCAGATCTGGAAGACGAACGTTGGGCGATCCGGGTCTGGCATGCCGACCGCTGGTGCAGGCAGTTGAAGACAAATTTCCTCTGCAAGGATATACGTGAAGCAGCACCTTATCTCTGGGGATCGACAACACCGGAAGGCGACGGGATTGCCAATCTGACCAAGTTCTATCGTGATGGCTGTATTGAAAACGGAGAACCACGCCGGTACCAGGAGATCAAACAGCTCAATGACGGACTGCGTGAACGGGGCCGGGCCGCCTTGGTTGCCTATCTTACCCATATGAATAGGGTGCCAGTGCCTTGGAAAGTTCCTGAAGGAACGGAGCCTTTTGCCAAAACAGCACAGCATCTCAACGAGTTGTTACTTCTGGATGTGGAGGCTAGTCTCTCGCAAAAGGCCAGCAGGATAGAGGAGGCTGTTTCAGCAGTGCAGCTCTTTATTGATCGGGCACGTCTTGGTTTGGAGCCGGGGTTTGTTGCGAGCGCGGACTTCATCTTCGCCTGGGAACGTCGATTCAGTTCCTTTCGTGTTTGGCAGGCCTGTAAACGTCGGGAAATTTACCGTGAAAACTGGATTGAATGGGATGAGGCTGCAAAGGCTCGGCAGAGCGAAGCTTACCAATTGCTTGAGTCAGAACTGCGTAACCCGGATTTGACCCTGCCTCCTCCCTCAGAGTTGCCTTCCCACAGCAATTTAACCTTGCTTCATGAACGTGAACCTGCAACCTTGGCAACAATTTCTTCACTGCCACAAGGACTAAACCTGCTTGGCACCCCTGATCGGCATGCAAGGACAAGTTGGGTGGCACCGACACCTATCATTCATACAGATAACGACAGTCCCGGAGGTGGAAGCAACACTGACTCTATACCTGTTCCCGACTCCCCTATACTATTTGCTATAGAATCTGCTACAGGAGAGAAGAAAAATACCTATCCGATATGGTTCCAAGCGGCAGTTCGTTTAGGCACCAAATTTTTGCGGATAGCAGCGGCAGGCCCCCCGCCTGCATCTGCTACTTATGTCCCACAATGCGAGCTGCCGGAGCCGACTTCCTGTTGCGAGGTCTGCGGAAAAATACATCCTGCCCTGATTGATGAATATTATTTCTGGCTTGAAAAGGCTGAAGTTCACGAGCCAAAGGAACAAGTGGCCGAGTGGGGAACAGATTCAGACAGTCAGCAGTCTGATTGGCACAATCCGAATAAGCTTCCCAACCTCCTGCATTGGGAGGCAAAACCAACTATTCATCTACATTGGTGCCGAGTGCATAACGGTGAATTTCAGACACCGAGACGATCAAGTGAAGGGGTGCAACTTGTAGAAAATGGAACACCTGAACTCCGGTTTAACGGTCGGGAGGGCGATTCCTTGAACTTTACTGTCATCGGTGGAACTGTGCCGGAAGGCTATTCCTCCCCGCCGGAAACAGGTTTCCGTTACGACTTGGCTGTTGATTCTGCCGTAACCCTGCCCGAATTTCCTGACGGTGTCACTACTCCTGAAACTGAGGAAGAATCCGAGACAACAGGTGGCCTACCGTCCTTTCCGTATTTTGCTTGGCACGACCCCGGAGCACCGCTGCTGCCCACAGACCGCTTCAGCTCCACCATTGCCGTTGCTACCCACCTTGCCATGCATTGCCGGTTTGAAGAATCACTCAACTGGCTGAAAATTATCTATGACCCGCTGGAAAGCGATAATACCTGGATAGACTGTGATGAGGAAGATAGCGAGGCTTGTTGCTGTCCCAGCGAACCGATTTCCGACCAACGTGCAAAGCAGCGAGTGGCAATGATGCTGTTCGTGGAAACATTGCTGGACTGGACAGACGTATTGCTGCGTAAAAACACTGCCGAAGCCTTTCAGCGGGCACGTCTGCTGGCGGATACTGCGAACAGAGTCTTGGGTGCTGCTCCGGCAACAGTCCATGATACGGGTGCAGATACTCCTCAGCTTTCTGTTGCTGTTATGGAACCTGCCTGTGCGCCCCTGAATCCTAGGTTGATGTGTCTTTACAGTAAAACGCAAGACCGTCTGGAGCAAATCCATTCTTCAATAAATGCCCAAAGGGTCACCAATGACGATCCCATGCCCTATTGGGGTGATGACAGTACTCGTGAGTGCTGGAAAAAGAACAGAAATATCTGCCTTGAAGAGGCGTTTCAATGCAGACCGGCCAGTCCCTATCGTTTTCAGGTCTTGGTACAGAAAGCCATTGAGCTTGCCAACGAAGTGAAGAGCCTTGGCGGTCAGCTTCTTGCAGCCTATGAAAAGGGTGATGCAGAGTATCTGTCGCAGATGCGGGTGCTCCATGAACGCCAGCTCAACGAATTGACATTGGAAATTCGGAAGAATCAATGGAGGGAGTCTGATTGGCAGGTGCAGGCTTTGGAGAAGAGCAAGGAAATGGCCCGAACACGCTTGCGCTATTATACGAATCTTATTGACTCCGGTCTTATCTCTGGGGAGTCACAGTATGAGTCTCGTATTTTCAGCTCATCAACCCTCCGTACTCAAGGTAATCAAGTAGAATCCATTGGACAGTTAATGAATCTAATTCCTGATCCGAATGTAGGGTTTCCTTGCAGTTTCACGACCCTTCCGGCTGGAAAAAAAATGGCCATGATATTTGCAGCTATAGGAAGAGTCTTTCATAATTTTTCCGATATTATTTCCACAACAGCAAATCTCGGCCTGACAAAGGCCGGTTGGGATCGTCGCGAAGACGAATGGCAACATCAGAAGGAGCTTATAGGAGTTGAGCTTGAACAGATCGAACGCCAGATCCTCGCCGCCGAACGCCGCCGGGACATCGCCTTGCGCGAGTTGAACAATTATCGTCAGTTAATGCGGAACACAGCTGAAGTACACGACTTCCTGCGTGATAAATTCACCAACCATGCCCTTTATCTCTGGCTGCAGAAGGAAACAGCAGCCCTGTATCATCGAATGTACGAACTTGCCCTGCATACCGCTTTTCAGGCTGAATCCGCCTTTAATTACGAACGCGGTCTGACGGATCAATTCATTCCTAAAGAGATATGGGATAATCTGCATGAGGGCCTGCTCTCCGGTGAACGACTCGCCCTTGCCCTGCGCCAGATGGACAAGGCATATCTTGACCGAAATGTCAGGGAATACGAGTTGACCAAGCATTTTTCTTTGCGACAGTATTTTCCTGCCGCCTTTCTCCAGCTAAAGTACACCGGTTATTGTGAGATCGAAATGCCGGAATGGCTCTTCGACCTTGATTATCCCGGACAGTACTTCCGAAGAATCAAGAATGTCAGTATCAGTATCCCATGTGTTGCCGGGCCGTATTCCGGTATCCATTGTCGCCTGACCTTACTTGACAGCACAACCCGAATCAGCCCTGAGCTGCTGAAACCGGTCCGTTTATGCTGTGATGATGAAAGCTGCAACAACGGCTATCCATCAGTCAAGGAGGACAAACGGCTCATCAAAAATTATGCGGCTACCGAGGCCATTGCCACATCAGGCGGTCAAAACGATTCCGGCATGTTTGAACTCAATTTCCGCGATGAGCGCTATCTGCCGTTTGAGTACTGCGGTGCTGTCAGCCGCTGGCGTATTGAACTGCCGTTGGAAAATAATCGCTTTGACATGGAATCGCTCAGTGATTTTATCCTGCATCTGAACTATACGGCACGGGAAGGCGGTGATAACCTGCGTGCTGCCGCTAGGGAGTGTGCGCAGAATGTCCTGCCGGACAACGGAGTTCGTTTTCTTGATGTTAAGCGCGACCTCGGTGGAGTGCCCGTGAAAGCTGCCGGTTCTCATAGTGACGCCTTGCGAATCGGTCTAAAGCTTAGCAGGATGATGTTTCCTTATCTGACCAGTAATCAGGGGCTGGCTATCAAGGGCTTTGATATTCTGTTCGAGGCCCGTGATGCTCGACCAAGTACGCATACCACGCTTACCTTCTTTGCCGGTCAGAGCATTGATCGATTTGATAAAATCGGCAGAAGTAGAAAGAATATACACAGCATTGATTGCGTCGGCGATGCAGAATGGCCTGGATTTTATCATGGCGTACTTGAACTGGACTTGGGCGAAATCGGTTCGGACGGACAGCTTGACCTTGGGGTGATGCAGTTTTCTCAGGAAGTCGAGGTAATCGATAATATCTATCTCTTGATCAGATACGAAATTGTCAAAATGTCTGAGCAGGCGGGTGGAAGCTGCTGTGGAAGATAA
- a CDS encoding PHP domain-containing protein: MKFDLHVHTTLSSCSQLTLEQVLDNAQAKGLDGVCITDHDTMAAVDLLKEGMQENGLCVLIAMEYATKGGDFLLFGPFEHLPLGLPAEIMLAAVKAAGGVAVAAHPLRPGRSIDTSLLEKGLCRIIEGVNGRNTPEANQEVRHWPERYQIGAVGGSDAHTLDELGKVPTQFTVPIQSRADLIRALREGLYKPMVWEEVRTASPQRQSG; encoded by the coding sequence ATGAAATTCGATCTTCATGTTCATACCACGCTCTCATCCTGTAGTCAACTGACCCTGGAGCAAGTCCTCGATAATGCCCAAGCCAAAGGGCTGGACGGGGTTTGCATCACGGATCACGATACGATGGCCGCTGTTGATTTGCTCAAAGAAGGCATGCAGGAAAACGGTCTCTGCGTCCTTATTGCTATGGAATATGCCACCAAGGGCGGGGATTTTCTCCTCTTTGGTCCCTTTGAACACCTGCCCCTCGGGCTACCCGCAGAGATCATGCTGGCAGCCGTGAAGGCCGCAGGCGGTGTGGCCGTGGCCGCCCATCCCCTGCGGCCAGGCAGATCCATCGACACCTCCTTATTGGAAAAAGGGCTGTGTCGGATTATCGAGGGTGTGAACGGCAGAAATACGCCAGAGGCTAATCAGGAGGTTCGCCACTGGCCGGAGCGTTACCAGATCGGTGCGGTTGGGGGCAGCGATGCCCATACCTTAGATGAACTCGGCAAGGTTCCCACGCAGTTTACTGTTCCAATCCAGAGCCGGGCGGATTTGATTCGGGCGTTGAGGGAGGGACTGTACAAGCCAATGGTCTGGGAAGAGGTTCGCACGGCGAGCCCCCAACGCCAGTCGGGCTAG